In the genome of Streptomyces sp. Tu 3180, the window ATCGTCGACCCGTGGTTGAGGATCCTCGAGATCAGCAGCGGTACGTCCTGCATGGTGCTCAGCACGGCGTCCTCCTGGGCGACATTGCCTGCGCGGCGGTAAGGGTTGCGCTGATTCTGCGCACATACCGCGCGGTATGTCACTAGGGGAGCGGGGATCGACCTTGCCGCGGGGCGCGACAATTTCCCTCAGGACCGAACAAACCCCAGTTCGGGGTCCTCGCGCAGCTTGCCCAGCGCCCGCGACACGGCCGACTTCACCGTGCCCACCGACACTCCGAGCACCTCGGCCGTCTGCACCTCGCTCAGGTCCTCGTAGTACCGCAGGACGACCATCGCCCGCTGCCGCGCGGGCAGCCGCGTGATCGCCCGCCACATCGCGTCGCGCAGCGCCTGCTGCTCGGCCGGGTCGTCGCCGCCGGGCACCGGTTCCGGCTCGGGCAGCTCGTCGCAGGCGAACTCGTCCACCTTGCGCTTGCGCCACTGCGAGGTCCGCGTGTTCAGCAGCGCCCGGCGCACATAGCCGTCGAGCGCGCGGTGGTCCTCGATGCGCTCCCAGGCGACGTACGTCTTGGTGAGCGCGGTCTGCAGCAGGTCCTCCGCGTCGCTCGGGTTCCCGGTCAGCGACCGGGCGGTCCGCAGAAGCACCGGCTGGCGGGCCCTCATGTACGAGGAGAACGACGGGTACGGGAGGGTCTGCGTCACCGGGGCGGCGGCGTTCGAAGCGCTGGTGCAGACGGGTGTGGTCATGGCTCAACGCTATGAGCGGGGACATGTCCGACGGATCGGCCGCAGGTCCCGAAGCGGAGTCCCCCTCAGGTTGTAGGGGCGGGGGCCGCCGCACCTCCTGAAGGTGGAGGTGAGGGGGAGGAGCACTGCGGGTTCGCCCCTGGGGGGACGGCTCCCGGGGACGGCACGGACGCGCGGCACGGCGCCCACCGGGCGCGGCCCGGCGCCCGCCCGGTGCCGCCCGGCACCCCGGAAACGTCCGCGCGGCGGCACCGGAGCACCGCCGCGCGGACGTCCTGCACCCCACGAAGCACACCCACACCGTCAGAGGGCCGACGGCCCTCTCACCCCCTCACCACAGCGGGCTGAAGCTGATGGCCACGTTGTCGTCGCCCTGGTTGAGGGACGTGGCCGCGGACCCGTTGACCTGGGCGGTGCTGCTCTGGTTCGAGGTGTCGTCGCCGGTGGCCTGTTGCTGCGTGGTGGCCGCGTCGCCGAAGTTGTCGCCGCCGACCCCGCTGCCGAGGACACCCGCGTCGGCGCTGGTGGCCGTCGCGTTCGCTCCGTCGTCCGCGAGGGCGCCGCTGTCCGCCGTCGCGACGCCGGTGAAGAGGGCGGCCGCGAGCGGAAGGGCCAGGACGGCGGCGACGGCGCGGGCGGTACGGATGCTTGCCATGTTGTGTTCCCTCCAGAACAAAGGACGCACCGGCCCATGGCCGCTTGTGCGTGAAGTACGGCTGTCCACCAGGGGAGTCGGCCGATCCGCCCGGCGCTGTGCACGACGTCGCGAGACCAGGGTTGCCCAGCGGATCCGCGGCGGACCACCCCGGAAGCCGCTCTTCGCACGGAAGCGTGACGACCCGCCGATAAACCCCTCCACGCCCCTCGGATCACCTCGCGGCCGCACGGGAACGACGCCGCCCCGGGCCCCGCACGGGGTGAAGCGTTCCGGCACCTCTTCCGCCCGCCTCGCCGCCCCGGCGCGTCGCCCCACGGCCCCCTTTCCTTTTTCGAACGCACGTACGAACATGGAGGTATGGCCACCACCGACCGGCAGGCCGCGACCCTGGCCCTCGCGCACGCCCTGTCAGCCGCCGAGCGCGGACTGGCCGTCATCCCGCTGTCCCGGACGAAGCTCCCGGCCCTGCGCTCCCCGCACCGCGACGACCCCGACCCCGTCCCCTGCCACGGCGAGTGCGGCCGCTTCGGCCACGGCGTCCACGACGCCTCCACCGACCCCGTCCGCATCCGCGCGCTGTTCGCCGCCGCGCCCCGCGCCACCGGCTACGGCATCGCCTGCGGACTGCCCCCGCACCACCTCATCGGCGTCGACCTGGACACGAAGACCGGCACGGACCCCGCCGCCGCCCTGCGCGAACTGGCGCTTCGTCACCTGTTCACGATCCCCGCCACGGTGGTCGTCCTGACCCCGAGCGGCGGCCGCCACCTGTGGCTGAGCGGCCCGCCGGACGTCGTCGTCCCCAACTCCGCGGGCCGCCTCGCCCCCGGCATCGACATCCGGGGCGCCGGTGGCTACCTCGTCGGCCCCGGATCCCGTACCGACCACGGCACGTACACCACTCTCCCGGGCACCGCGCACCTGCCCCCGGCGGCCTGCCCGCCCGCGCTCCTGCGCCTGCTCCTCCCGCCGCCCCGGGCGCACCACCCGACGCCCCCGCCGGCCGGCGGACACGGCCGGGGACTGGTCCAGTTCGTCCTCGCGGCGCACGAGGGCCAGCGCAACACCCGCCTGTTCTGGGCGGCCTGCCGCGCCTACGAGGACGGCATCGGCCCCGCCCTGGTGGACCCCCTGGTCGACGCGGCCCGCAGCACCGGCCTGTCCGAGCACGAGGCCCGCGCCACGATCGCGTCGGCGGCGCGGATGACGGGACACCGGCCCTGACCGCCCCCCCTGCCCCCACCCCCTCCCGTCCCGCCCCGAAGAACCGAAAGACCCCGATGCGCCACCGCCTCAGGGTGCCGACCATGGCACTCGCCCGCGTCGTCCTCGCCTCCGGCCGCTCGGTCGACCTCTCCGAGCTGCGGATGTCGTCGACGTACGGCGGGCTGCTCGAGGGGTATCCCTGCAAGCCCCTCAACGACCGCAGGATCGACCTGCTGCTCCGGTCCGCCGAGCGCGCCTTCGCCGGAGCTCCCGTCCACCTGGTCCCGCCCCCGCGCGAGTACCCCGACCAGTACGCGGGCGCCTTCGGCCCGGTGGAGGTGCTGCCCGCCGTGACGTGCGTCGGCAGCTTCCGCTCCGAGGCGCTCGACCCGGCCCACGACCGCGTGCTGTACCGCTCCCGCCTCACCGTCGTCTGGTTCCAGCCCACCCCGCACGTCCCGTCGGGCTGCGACGCGGAGCCCGCGCTGCGGGACGTGCCCTGGGAACGGCTGGCCGAGGACGAGGAGCTCTGACCGTACGGCGGTTGCCCGGAGGGATGCACACGTACGGGGTGACGGCAACCGAACGTCACCACACGTACGGGTGAGTGTCGGGGCCGGGCACCCGGGTACGGAGCCGCTGCCCCGGAGTCCGCGGAGGGCGGGGCCCGATGACGGCCCGCGAGTCCGAAAAGCCTGGTGACAGAGGCTCCGGCGAAAGAACCCGGTACCGCGGGGGACGTTTCCGGTCACCTTCCATCAGCGGCGTGCGCGTGTCTACGCCGCCCTAAACGCGCTGATTGTTCAGAATGTTGCCCACTGCCCCAGTTGAAACTATGAAGTTTCATTGCCGAGGAGCGTGACATGCAGATTCGCAGGTGGCTCCCAGACCAGCCCACCCGTATCGGCCGTCACGACTGGCCGGACGAGGGGGACAACGGAACGCACATGCGACTGCGGACCGGCTCCATCGTGGTACTGGACCGGCAGGCGTGGCGGATCCTGGAGATCAACGGCTACCCGAGCGACCGGTGGCCGGACTCCTACGAGAAGGCGTGGCGCGACCACGTGGAGCTGTGGTGGCACGCCAACGAACTGCGGCGGGCCAACAACCAGGCGGTCAAGCCGGCCCCCGAGCGGGCCGAGTTCTACAAGCGCCCGGTGGTGCTGGTGCTGCGCAACGAGAACCTGCCCCGCTCCACACCGAAGCACTGGTGCGCTCCCGCCAGCCACGACTGGCGGGTCCTCCCCGAACACTACGCGGTCTGCCGCGCCTGCGGTGAGCTGCCGCCCTGCCACCACGGGGAGTACCGCTGGGAGGGCGGCCCGCGCTGGCCGGAGCAGAACGGCGGCATCCCGCTCATGGTGCCGGAGGGCTGCTGCATGGGGTGCGCCGAGCCGATCAGGCCGCGGGTGCGGACCGTGCGCTTCCCGGGCCCGAACCTCTGGTACCCGGACCTGGGCGAGGACACGGCCGTCTTCCACGCCCGCGCCTCCTGCGCCGACCAGGTCGACTGCTACCGCATGCAGTGGCAGACCGAGTACAACCCGCGTTCCGCCCCGCGGCCCGCCACCCTCGCGTTCCCGGGTTTCGAGCACTTCGTGCTCCCCCGGACGCGTCACGCGCCGGACGTGCCCGCGCACGGCCGGCAGACCTCCCGGGACCCGCATCCCGCGCATCACGCGCTGCCCGCGCCGGCCCCGTCGGCCACGCCGCCACGGCCGGGAGAGGAGGAGTGCTCCTCCGTGACCGGTGACTTCGGCGCCTTCCCCGCCCCGTTCGACGGGCACCGGGGGGAGCCGGGCACCGGCACGCCGCCGGCCGGCCCGTCGGCCCCGGCCGTGTCCGAGCCGGCGCACCGGCCGGCCCCCGCGGCCCCGACGGCCCCCACGGCCTCCGGCACTCCCGCGGCGGACCCGGTGGTGGCACCGGCCCCTCCCCCCGCGGCCGAGGCGCCCGCACCCGTCGCCTCCCCGGCCGCCGAGGGCGTCGGAGCGGCCCTCCAGTCGGCGCAGGAACTGGACCTGGCCCTGGCGGGGGGACCGGCCTTCCACAACGCGGAACAGGCGGCCCGGGTGATCGAGGAACTCACCGCCGCGGTCCGGAACATCGCCCTCTGCCTGAACAACCCCGCCGCCCGCGAGCGCTCCTGACCGGGGACGACCGGACGGCGGACCGCACCACGGCCGTCACGGCCCGGCCGGTCCGGCCCGGCGGAGCCGAACGGCACGGGACCGGCCATGCGGAAGGGGCGCCCCTCCCCGAGGGACGCCCCTTCCGGCCTGCAACGTCTACGACCTGCGCGGAGGCGGTGGGATTTGAACCCACGGTGACATCGCTGCCACGACGGTTTTCAAGACCGTTCCCTTCGGCCGCTCGGGCACACCTCCCCGCGCCGGCCGGTGATCGGCGGCGCGGGGACAAGGGTAACGGGTTCGGCGCCCGCGGGTGAGGTCAGCTGTCGCCGACGCGGGAGCCCAGGGTGAGCTCCGTGGTCCGCTCCTTGCCGCCGCGTTCGTAGGTGATCGTGACCTCGTCGCCCGGCTTGTGGGTCCAGATCTCGCCGATCAGGGTCGGGCCGGAGTCGATGACCCGGTCGTCGAGCTTGGTGATGACGTCACCGGGCTTCAGGCCGGCCTTGGCCGCGGGGCCGCCGGCCTCGACCGCCTCGGAGCCGCCGGCGCCCTGCTCGGTGATCTTCGCGCCGCCCGACGTCTCCTCCAGGGAGACCGACGCGCCGATCTTGGCGTACACCGGCTTGCCCGTCCTGATCAGCTCCTGGGCCACGTACTTGGCCTGGTTGATCGGGATGGCGAAGCCCAGGCCGATCGAACCGGCCTGCCCCGTGCCGAAGCCGCCGTTGCTGGTGGACTGGATCGCGGAGTTGATGCCGATGACGTTGCCCTGCGCGTCCAGCAGCGGCCCGCCGGAGTTGCCCGGGTTGATGGACGCGTCGGTCTGCAGGGCGCTCATGTACGACGCCTGGCTGCCGGTGCCGTCGCTGGAGGCCACCGGGCGGTTCTTCGCGCTGATGATGCCCGTCGTCACCGTGTTGGACAGGCCGAAGGGCGCGCCGATCGCGATCGTCGAGTCGCCGACGGCCACCTCGTCGGAGTTGCCCAGGGGGAGCGGCTTCAGGTCCGAGGGGGCGTCGTCGAGCTTGACGACCGCGACGTCGTAGCCCTGGGCGTTGCCGACCACTTCGGCGTCGTACTTCTTGCCGTTCGGGAAGGTCACCGAGACCTTGCCGCCGTCGACGGCCTCCGCCACCACGTGGTTGTTGGTGACGATGTGGCCCTGGGTGTCGAAGACGAAGCCCGTGCCGGTGCCGCCCTCGCCGCTGCTGCTCTCGGCCTCGATGGTGACCGTGCTGGGCAGCGCCTTGGCGGCCACGGCGGCGACCGTGCCCGGCTCGCGCTTGATGTCTCCGCCGCTGGTCGCCGCCGAGACGGTCGTCGATCCGCCGGCGTCGTTCTCCTTGGCCAGGGTGTAACCGAGGCCGCCGCCCGCACCGCCCGCGACCAGCGCGGCCGCCAGGACCGCGGCGAGCAGACGGCCGCGTCCGCCGCCGCTCTTCGGCGCCGGCTGCTGGTAGGAGGAGCCCCAGCCGCCGCTGCCGTGCCCGGCACCGCCGTCGCCGTAGGACGGGGGCGCCGGGGGCGGGGGCCAGGAGGCGTCGGGAGGGGACGGGGGTCCCGCGGGCCCCCCGGAGGCGGGCACGCCCTGCGGGCCGTGACCGTAGCCGTGTCCGGGGGAGCCGTGGCCGGCCGGCGGACCGCCGTGCGGCGCCGGGGTGCCGGGGGCGCCGTGGTCCTGTGCGGCCCCGGGGGCGCTCGGCGGGACCGGGGGTATGGGGGTCGTCGAGGTGACCCCGTCCGGAGCGGGACGCTCCTGGTGCGCCGAAGCAGCGGGAGCATCCACCGGTACGGGCGGTACGGGCGGGGCCGGGGGTACCGCGGTGCCCTCGTTCTCGGTGCTCACAGCTTCTCTCCTCGATCCACGGCTGTTGTCCTCGGTCCCACGCGGTCTCACTCGGTCACGTTCGGTCGCGTTCGCTCATGCCCGCTCACGCTCGTCGAGAGTCCGGCGCGATGCAGCTGTGCACGTCCCTTTGTATGACGTCAGCTTTTCCCACGGGCCGTCAGGGCACCATAAGCCGTTCCTGTGGGTCCGGGGCCATTCTTTACACAGGGCATTACTCACCAAAGGAGCACCACCGCGATGCCTCCGACCGGATCCGCCGACCGGCCGCGTCCCTCCGGGCGCACGGG includes:
- a CDS encoding trypsin-like peptidase domain-containing protein: MSTENEGTAVPPAPPVPPVPVDAPAASAHQERPAPDGVTSTTPIPPVPPSAPGAAQDHGAPGTPAPHGGPPAGHGSPGHGYGHGPQGVPASGGPAGPPSPPDASWPPPPAPPSYGDGGAGHGSGGWGSSYQQPAPKSGGGRGRLLAAVLAAALVAGGAGGGLGYTLAKENDAGGSTTVSAATSGGDIKREPGTVAAVAAKALPSTVTIEAESSSGEGGTGTGFVFDTQGHIVTNNHVVAEAVDGGKVSVTFPNGKKYDAEVVGNAQGYDVAVVKLDDAPSDLKPLPLGNSDEVAVGDSTIAIGAPFGLSNTVTTGIISAKNRPVASSDGTGSQASYMSALQTDASINPGNSGGPLLDAQGNVIGINSAIQSTSNGGFGTGQAGSIGLGFAIPINQAKYVAQELIRTGKPVYAKIGASVSLEETSGGAKITEQGAGGSEAVEAGGPAAKAGLKPGDVITKLDDRVIDSGPTLIGEIWTHKPGDEVTITYERGGKERTTELTLGSRVGDS
- a CDS encoding SigE family RNA polymerase sigma factor, coding for MTTPVCTSASNAAAPVTQTLPYPSFSSYMRARQPVLLRTARSLTGNPSDAEDLLQTALTKTYVAWERIEDHRALDGYVRRALLNTRTSQWRKRKVDEFACDELPEPEPVPGGDDPAEQQALRDAMWRAITRLPARQRAMVVLRYYEDLSEVQTAEVLGVSVGTVKSAVSRALGKLREDPELGFVRS
- a CDS encoding bifunctional DNA primase/polymerase translates to MATTDRQAATLALAHALSAAERGLAVIPLSRTKLPALRSPHRDDPDPVPCHGECGRFGHGVHDASTDPVRIRALFAAAPRATGYGIACGLPPHHLIGVDLDTKTGTDPAAALRELALRHLFTIPATVVVLTPSGGRHLWLSGPPDVVVPNSAGRLAPGIDIRGAGGYLVGPGSRTDHGTYTTLPGTAHLPPAACPPALLRLLLPPPRAHHPTPPPAGGHGRGLVQFVLAAHEGQRNTRLFWAACRAYEDGIGPALVDPLVDAARSTGLSEHEARATIASAARMTGHRP